The Salinibaculum sp. SYNS191 genome has a window encoding:
- a CDS encoding AbrB/MazE/SpoVT family DNA-binding domain-containing protein encodes MSRDGADSESKVSGNQANIPARIRRELDIDDGDKLRWHVEDDGTLRVEVVQQRSGTFSEFDGYDGDQETAVTADHDA; translated from the coding sequence ATGAGTCGTGACGGTGCCGATTCGGAGAGCAAGGTGTCGGGGAATCAGGCGAATATCCCCGCTCGCATCCGTCGCGAGCTCGATATCGATGACGGCGACAAACTCCGTTGGCACGTCGAGGACGACGGGACGCTACGCGTCGAAGTCGTTCAGCAGCGCAGCGGCACGTTCAGTGAGTTCGACGGCTACGACGGCGACCAAGAGACAGCGGTCACGGCCGACCACGACGCGTGA
- a CDS encoding type II toxin-antitoxin system VapC family toxin, with the protein MPRAVVDTTVLFAAAYRRDSAHDDALPILHGIDTAALPGAILIDYVLAETLNGLTTHAGHDAATDFLERIEANARFHIDSLTTDEFTTAKALFRQYERFSFVDAALVAYMQAEGHGYLYAFDDDFDAAPDIYRLDTATNPYQPE; encoded by the coding sequence ATGCCTCGGGCAGTCGTCGATACGACCGTTCTCTTCGCGGCGGCGTACCGCCGAGACAGTGCACACGACGATGCACTGCCAATTCTACATGGCATCGACACTGCGGCCCTCCCGGGAGCAATACTCATAGACTACGTCCTGGCGGAGACGCTGAACGGGCTGACGACGCACGCAGGTCACGACGCTGCCACCGACTTTCTCGAGCGGATCGAAGCGAATGCCCGGTTCCACATCGATTCGCTGACGACCGACGAATTCACCACGGCAAAAGCGCTCTTCCGCCAGTACGAGCGCTTTTCGTTCGTTGACGCCGCTCTCGTCGCGTATATGCAGGCTGAGGGGCACGGGTATCTCTACGCGTTCGATGACGACTTCGACGCCGCTCCAGATATCTATCGCCTCGACACCGCGACCAACCCGTATCAGCCGGAGTGA
- a CDS encoding PAS domain S-box protein: MEDTDTSETPTQSQGDRYQTIVEESNDIATIIDTEGTITYVSPAVTRVLGYDPDELVGHTGYEFVHRDDRERNANAVEAVLTNPDESQTVEVRFRHADGSWCWIEATMRNRLDDDVIGGILLNSRDVTRRKERERELRELAGEYEALLNNAEDAVFLVDVDAPDDDITFQFDRLSPAYERQTGITTEEVRGETPRDVFGEEQGAELEANYHRCVKAREPISYQEELRVDEGARIWQTNLAPVLTDGEVTRLVGITRNVTDRVEREQQLRLQNERLDEFASVISHDLRNPLNVAQARTTLLEETVESEHLDPLVNALDRMEEIVTDTLTLARQGDTIGEAKNINLTDIVGKCWATVDADEATIEIADEMTFEGDPERLQHVFENLFRNAVKHGGTDVTVRVGSIDEDTIYVEDDGAGIPTGQRDDIFKPGHSSTHEGTGFGLTIVKRIVEAHGWVVSVTDGRDGGARFEIVLSQ; the protein is encoded by the coding sequence ATGGAAGACACTGATACTTCCGAGACGCCGACGCAAAGTCAGGGCGATCGATATCAGACGATCGTCGAAGAGTCGAACGACATCGCCACGATCATCGACACTGAGGGAACGATAACCTATGTGAGCCCTGCCGTCACACGAGTACTCGGCTACGATCCGGACGAGTTAGTCGGTCACACCGGATACGAATTCGTCCATCGCGACGACCGGGAGCGAAATGCTAACGCAGTTGAAGCCGTTTTGACGAACCCGGACGAATCCCAGACCGTCGAAGTCCGATTTCGACACGCCGACGGCTCGTGGTGCTGGATCGAGGCGACCATGCGGAACCGACTCGACGACGACGTAATCGGTGGCATCCTTCTCAATAGTCGAGATGTCACCCGGCGCAAAGAGCGCGAGCGCGAACTCCGTGAACTCGCTGGGGAGTACGAGGCTCTTCTGAACAATGCGGAGGACGCGGTTTTCTTAGTAGATGTCGACGCTCCAGACGACGACATCACGTTCCAGTTCGACCGTCTGAGTCCGGCATACGAGCGACAAACCGGAATCACGACCGAAGAGGTACGGGGTGAGACGCCACGCGACGTGTTTGGTGAAGAACAGGGGGCAGAATTAGAGGCGAACTATCACCGCTGCGTCAAGGCTCGTGAACCCATTTCCTATCAGGAGGAACTACGAGTTGACGAGGGGGCACGGATCTGGCAGACGAACCTTGCGCCGGTACTCACTGACGGCGAAGTAACCCGTCTCGTGGGAATCACCCGGAACGTCACCGACCGCGTCGAACGAGAGCAACAGCTTCGTCTCCAGAACGAGCGTCTTGACGAATTTGCGAGTGTCATCTCCCATGACCTGCGTAACCCTCTCAATGTCGCACAGGCTCGCACAACGCTTCTCGAAGAGACGGTAGAGAGCGAACACCTTGACCCCCTCGTGAACGCACTCGACCGGATGGAAGAGATTGTCACGGACACGCTGACGCTTGCTCGCCAGGGCGACACGATTGGCGAAGCCAAGAATATCAATCTAACAGATATCGTCGGGAAATGCTGGGCAACGGTAGATGCAGACGAGGCGACGATCGAGATAGCTGATGAGATGACCTTCGAAGGCGACCCCGAACGGTTACAGCACGTGTTCGAGAACCTCTTCCGAAATGCTGTCAAACACGGTGGTACGGACGTCACCGTCCGTGTCGGATCTATCGATGAGGACACCATCTACGTCGAAGACGATGGTGCTGGGATTCCCACAGGCCAGCGAGACGACATCTTCAAACCGGGTCATTCCTCAACACATGAGGGGACTGGTTTCGGGCTGACCATCGTAAAACGGATCGTGGAAGCCCACGGCTGGGTGGTGTCCGTGACAGACGGACGCGATGGCGGGGCACGGTTTGAGATCGTATTGTCTCAGTGA